The region tgagtctttttatttaCATCAAAATTAACACATTAGGTATTGACTATATCCTACATAATATCTTAAAGTTATGTTTCGcatattagtaacataataacgttataataattgaatatgtttttttaagGCAAAATATAAGCATATCATTCAATCAAGTCCAAAGCAAAGCATTACAAAAAAAAGTTCACCAGTCAATGCAATATGACAAGGAAACAAACTTTATAGTTAAAGTATGGGCCGTCTGATTCACATATCGATTAAAAAAcctaatgaaaatttgattcAAAGTATTCATCATTTCCATGATATTATAGGCAATAAGGTTGAAAGAAGAGTCTCTAGTGTTGTTCATGGTAGAATGGATTAGTAAACATTCAATTTCCACTTCAACATAATTGAGATTTTTGAACTTCACCCAACTAAGAGCTTCAAGAACCATCATAGCTTCCATTTATCCCGTACTGTAAATTTATTCTCATGCCACACGTATGACTATGATGAAGTTCCTGATCACAAATCCGAATCCCATTATACCAAAATCTGTTTGCACCGTTGCATCTATATTGAGCTTGAGCTATCAATTATGAGGTGTTAACCNttttctaaaaaaaaaaaaaaaaaaaaaaaaaaaaaaaaaaacatcaacaacaaatattccacAATACAACAAAATTTGTAAAACAAACCTCTTATTTGTTCAATATGGCCAGTAAGAGTCAGCTTTAGCGTTCCAGTTGCTAAATCCCAAATCTTGTACCAGAATAGAGGAaccaaataaattttttgttagcATGTCTAATCTAGTCCCTACCTGGCCCATACCAAAAACAATATTTTGAGTTTCCTACCTTGATAGTCCGATCAGCTGACCCTGTACAAAACCATGAATTACTGTGGTCCACTGCAACAGACCGCACCCAACCCAAATGCCCACTGATCACCTATACATTCAAATAATTAGAAATATCAGAACAAAGAATACACTGCATTACCTATTTTCACAAGGACAGATGCAACCAAGAATATAATTTAAGcaaattaaattcaaacatGAAACATCCATCAATTGCCAATCATACATGAAAAGCTGACAACCCAAgaaaatcacataaaaatgaTAGGATAAGTTACACAAGAAGACTGGGGGTGTCATACCGCTCAGTCTATTGAATATGAACAAACAATCATACTTTTTAATCATTCTTATGGGAGAAAGTGAGTTGCAGATCTCCACCTCCCTAAGAAAGGAGCTCAAGTTACTTACCCTGTAATTCTTCCAGGGAGGATGCCACGCAGGACGTGGCCATTTACTTGGTATTCTTTCCATTATTGCAGCAGTAGAAAGATTcctgaaagaagaacaaataaaatagtattttttcAGTATTATATAGGATGGCCTATATCATTTTAAACCAATGCCTAAAACTAACCAACAAAATTCAGAGAGAAGGTTGAACATAAAATTCACAATACAAAAAATTAGGCTAATGCCTGATAATCCATCTAGTATAAGGAAAATACTGCATAGAATATAAGGATATATGACTGCAACCTTTCTGATGAAGTGTGTTGTGAAGGAATAACTGCAGTACTTCTACCTGCGAACCCATCCGTTCTGTAAATTTAAAAACAGATGACAAGTGAATGTGAATCATTGGAATCGTATGACTTGTTTTCCATTTCATATTGAAAGCAGACATGAGACAAGAGCAACCTTGTTAGGACATAGGAGGCATATCCAATgaaatttattaaaaagaacATGACTTTGGAACTAGAACAAAATAACGAACATGGAATACCAAAAATAAAGGCAAAAAAACAtaagaaatgagaaaaaaaaaaaagtataacatACGTGCTCTTTGGTTGCAAAGACGGACCAACAGCTAACTCGTTTTTAGGCACCCCCTTCTGTGGGTCTCTTGCATTTTCTGGGCCTGCCAGGTGAAGCCAAATGCAATTAAAACAACAGAACCACCTTACTCATTTTAATAATACAGTTTGAATTTCTCTATGATAAATTGATCAACCCTTGATGTATCAAGGGTAAAGGTTCTTTGTATATCATTCAACACATTCAAAACAGGTACCATGTCAATACCAATTAAAAATCTACCAAATAGAACAGGAAGAGCTATACCTGGAAGAGCAAGGGCATTTGAAGGAGCAGAAGCCTTTTGAGCTTGATTTTGGGCAGCCGCCTTTGAATTAGAATGAGGTTGAGCTGCTTTGCTTGCTATAGCAGCATActcaatatttagcttaatcaTCAAGTTAAAACACACCCATAAAAATGCAGCACGATTTTGCACAAATGCCATAGAAACTaaactaaaataagtaaatatcaGCATTATCACTATAACAGAAAGCTCCTATCTTATTATTATCAACTGACCTTATGACTTATTCGAATCTTCTTGCTGCAagcaaaataaacaaataaactatGAATATCACAATTAGGGCTACAGATATGAGATAAATATgtgtattttattaagtttgaaGGAGTACCTTTCCGGATCGGACGGGGGAAAGTGGCCGTGGAGAGGAGAGAATAAATCAAGAGCGCGCTTCAGAGATTTGAAGCTCAGTTTCTTCAGAGATTGCGGTTCTACTGCTAACTCCGAATCCATCTGTGGCCCTGCCTTTGCAGAAGCCTAGCTTGCTCCCTGAAGACCAGTGTCGAGGCGGGGTTTAGCTGTTTAGGTTCGGCTGTCGTTTTTCTTCTTGCCTGTTGGTCTTTTATCTTTCCCCTCCCCCTTTTTTTCCCAAGAGAGTAAAACAATTGTAATTTCGGAATAAAAGAGGAATTCAATTTACTTATTTGGTAAAGAATGATATAATTATTTAGAAtcagaataaaataaattgtataaaaGTAACACTTGTATGAAATCGTATCACGAGTTTCAATCTGTGCAATGGTTGGATATTTGATTAATGTGTCGAATTTCGATATCATTAATCAACGGGGTTTGACTCGTCTCACGAGCTCGTGAGACGGTTTAGCACAAGTTATTGTCTTTGTATAACgattaaaatgtcattgtaaAAAGAAATTTCAATTACATCCAACAAAACACCTCATTAGTcatcacttaaaaataaacacattTTTACCAGTACCTGTCATACATAACCTTTCAATTGCATTATAACTCTCTTATATTGTTTGCAagttattatacaataataagGTCTACTCAATGTACACATATAGTAACaattgtgagtctttttatttaCATCAAAATTAACACATTAGGTATTGACTATATCCTACATAATATCTTAAAGTTATGTTTCGcatattagtaacataataacgttataataattgaatatgtttttttaagGCAAAATATAAGCATATCATTCAATCAAGTCCAAAGCAAAGCATTACAAAAAAAAGTTCACCAGTCAATGCAATATGACAAGGAAACAAACTTTATAGTTAAAGTATGGGCCGTCTGATTCACATATCGATTAAAAAAcctaatgaaaatttgattcAAAGTATTCATCATTTCCATGATATTATAGGCAATAAGGTTGAAAGAAGAGTCTCTAGTGTTGTTCATGGTAGAATGGATTAGTAAACATTCAATTTCCACTTCAACATAATTGAGATTTTTGAACTTCACCCAACTAAGAGCTTCAAGAACCATCATAGCTTCCATTTATCCCGTACTGTAAATTTATTCTCATGCCACACGTATGACTATGATGAAGTTCCTGATCACAAATCCGAATCCCATTATACCAAAATCTGTTTGCACCGTTGCATCTATATTGAGCTTGAGCTATCAATTATGAGGTGTTAACCATCTAGTTTCTCTATGATCTTACAATTTTTGAGATTGGACAATGTCCCTTGCGGTTCTCCGTTCCATTAAGTAAGAGCTATCATATTCTACaataattatcatttttgaTTGTTAAGGGTTGTAGAAAAAGATGaattccaataataataataataataaaattaaccatCTTCATTTTCAAGTTGGTTACAGAGTGGAGAGTGAGggttggattttttattttattttaaatgatttaaaaaCAAGGAGAacatattgtttttttatttaattacacaattttaaattgttcaataatttaattttttatttattaattattcaattgtACATATGTGTGTAATTGAATGGGaccctattaaaaaaaacaaaaagttataACAGTTGAAATCATCAACTAAAAAAGAACCGAAATCAAACTTGTTCCGGTTCCGATTCCATGAGAACCGAACCGCGGTGGGTATTTGCCTTTTTCCATCTCATCTTCATCTACATAAAATTTATCCATTCAGCGCCTTTTTTTGTCATTGCCTGTCACTCTCCTAAACGTTGGCTGTAGGCTGCAGCAAATGCTATTCACTCATCGCTCAGGTACCACAAGATGACGCAGCAGATATGTCTCTCCCATCCTATATACCAACGCTCTTTGGTATATGAATGTACAattgaaagaaagagaaaacactTCTTCTCTCTGCCCCACACTTGAAATCTCACTTCAATTCAGATAAGGACGTGCTACTACTGTTCATTGCAAGTTCATCCTTCCAAGTTCCAACCCCACCACCTTACtgttctttctcacactcctcTTCACCCATTTCCagatattttttcttctttagctAAAAGATCTCGTTTTCAGCATAGCTGGATACACAATCATACACTATTCTGCTTCCATTGAAATTTCAATTACATTCACAAGATTTGTGCTTTAAGTTCCCCCCTTAATCATGCATAAGGAAAGAAGTGTTTTTGCTCTCCGGGTTTGATTGTTGAGAGTGTTAAGATTGTTTGTTCATGCAATGGCATTGATTTCTTTAATGGGGTTCGGCTGTTTATGCTAGAGTGTTTGTTTGTGGGGATATTCTGAAGATTGCTTTGTGATAAAGGGTGCATTTGGGATCGCATATGGTTGGATGAGAGTGGACCATACTTGCCGtcctattttccttttttgtgtCTTTTCCACATTCAAGTCTTGTCATTTCTCATGCCTCACCAAGTTTGGTAAGCTGTGAAATATCTTTGCGTTCTTGCTTTTTCAACAATTCCTCTTCATTCTATGAGTTTGAACATAATTTATATGTTTCTTAATTAGAGTTCTTTGTCTACCTTCACTTGTTAATTGAAGAAACACTGAAACTTAGTTTGTTCTTTTGTATCTTCCCCCTATACTGTTTCAAACCAGCTTTATTGTTTATTTGTCTTGTATTTCACTGCCATTGTTAAAAGAAATCCATCCACTATAAAATATGCTTGATGGTTTGATTATCATGTGCATTTGAAGTACTGGGATTGGTATTCATCAACTAAGGGATTGCAAGAGAGTTACTGAACTCATATTCGTTTTGAAACACCTGTTAGGTGTTCAAGAATCAAGAGTCTTCGTAGTTTATCTTATCCGAAGCTGCAAGTGTGCTAGCCTGGATGTTATGAAGATCAGGCCTTCTGTGGTTGAAGAAGAGTAGAGATTCTCGCTTTCTTGTACTCTCAAGTTTGGCCACTGCTTGAATTGGAGCCTATTTTGTTTGAGTTGTtctgaagaagaaaataaatgtaTGGATCCAAGGGAAGCTATGACTTTACCTGGAGGATCAGCTCCCTATTATATGCAGAGAGGGATGACTGGGTCTGGGGTTGGTTTTCAGGGAACAATGAACATTCATCCCTCATTAACTGGTGTTAATGTCCCATTTCAATCAAGTAGTGGAAGTGGTTCAATTGGGCAAACGTTAATCATGGAGCCTTCTTCAACAATGCCACCTAGAGGTAGTTCTGGTGCACCAACTGCTATGCCACAGACTGAGCCTGTGCGCAGGAAAAGGGGAAGACCTCGGAAGTATGGAGTTGATGCCAAGGTTTCATTGGCATTGACTCCCTCTACTTCTTCTCCTGCAGCAAGATTAACCCCATCCCAAAAGAGGGGTCGAGGAAGGCCACCAGGGAGTGGCCGGAAGCAACAGTTAACTACTCTTGGTAATACACTCACTGGTTAGCTTTGGCACTGCATTTGAAAAGCTATGAGCATAAACTTTACATGTTCACTAGAAAACTCATACTCATCCATTATTTGACTCATAGGTAATTTCATTCATGTCTACATTGTCTGATGTTTCATACTGATCATTATATTAATCTTTTGAAACTTCTAATGTTTGCATTTGATTGCTAGAATGGATGAGTGTTTTATGATAGACAAATGCTgaactccaaaaaaaaagtatttttcaggATGGATGATCATTAACTTCAGATCTTTATGTGTTTCCTAAACCAAGAATCCTCTTTGGACTATGATTCAGAATGTATctctctttttaaaaatatatttatttaatctttaaaaaagggggaaaaaactCATGTTTCTTTGTTTTGATAGGTGGATGGATGTCTAACACAGCTGGAATTGGTTTCACTCCACATATCATTACCATTGCTGTAGGGGAGGTACGTGATGTACTTGCCAAGTCTTTCCTATCATCTTACCATtaaccccaccccaccccctccCAAAACAAAGGAAGTGCATTAAACATTTGTGCATTTGTGTGCATGCTTGTCTCGCCACTCTCATGCTCGTGTGCAAAATTTGTTGGGTCTGAATATTGGTAGGAATTGCCTGAGCCAGGAAAGCATGGTATCAATTGTCTATTTTTAAGGTGAGACTTTCAAAGTAAATGGAAAACATTGGAATGACAATGTTGATTAGCATAGAAAGTTATCCCAGCTTGTTTGTTATGAGTAATGTGTTCAACACATTTGAAGAGGCTTTGTTTTTGGGTGGGCAAATGGTGCACGAGTCTCTTGGCATTTGGCAATATCATGATTTAATCCTGATACTGAAAGGATAACTcctgaaaaatatataatgccATTCTCTCTGTCATATgtcatgtatatatgcatagtaAGACATTCTAAATGAGTGGTCAACTGGCCTGATAGTATGAGTTTTTGCAGGACATTACAACAAAGATAATGTCATTTTCACAACAAGGGACAAGAGCTGTGTGCATCTTGTCAGCAAATGGTGCTCTTTCCACTGTAACTCTTCATCAACCATCAACTTCTGGTGGCACTGTTACATATGAGGTTTTAATTAGTTCAAACTGCGTGCCACTGCATTCTGATACTTTCTGTTGTAGGATACAATATGTTTTTTCATGTCTTAGTTCAAATCTTGGAGTCCCGAAACCAAGCTTCCTGACTGCTGCTGTTGTCCTTTACAGGGCCGGTTTGAAATACTGTCTCTCTCAGGCTCCTACTTGGTCAGTAACAGTGGTGGTCCATCGAGCAGGATTGGTAGTCTAAGCGTAGCTCTTGCTAGTCCAGATGGTCGCGTCATAGGTGGTATAGTAAGGGGAGTCCTCATAGCTGCCAGTCCTGTTCAGGTACTCTTTGCGATGCTCCAGAAGCTAATAGTCTGGGAATTTTGCTCCTTCAATATTATCGAgtacttttaaagaaaattaagttACTGGTTTGTGAGTTAAAACAAGGAAAACCGAAAATGTCTTTACTGCAATAGTTCAATGGGCATATACTCAATAGAGAAGTTGAATGACTTCAGGTAATAGCAGGGAGCTTTCTATGTGTTAATTCAAGGGCAAAGAGCAAAGCCATAGAGAGGGTAGAAGGCGCAGGACATTTGGATAGCCAGACTATTGACAATTCTGTATCTCCCAGTAATACTCAGCAGAACCAGACTCTGAACCTGGCCTCTTCAACGGGTGTCTGGCCTGGTTCAAGCCAACTGGATTCACATGCTTACCACACTGACATTGATTTAATGCGAGGATAACAACGTCAGATAGCAGGCAGATGGGCTGTACATATTGTGCTGAAGCCAACGTAGTCGAACATCTCCAGCTGCAACTTCTTGGACTAATCACAACTCCCTTGTAAGTTAGGACCGTTACGGTTTGCAGTTCGACAGAGAAATCTAGTGTGTTTTATGGTTTGATTCTGTTCTTTGCTTTAGTTTGGACAACATTTATTCTGTGGGCATATTTTGATCCTTGAAAACCAAAAACCTTTTACTATTTATTATCAGAAATCATCAAACACAGACACACACGTTTACATATAGATAAATACTGCAGAAAATTAAACACAATATATAGTTTAGGCATCGGTCCAAGTGATTTCATGCTGTCCTTCATTCTGATCTAAGCCTAAGGCTTCCCAGACAGATTTAGATGCATCAACAATGTTGTTGCGACAAGGTGGCTGATAATCATGTTCATCATCACACCCCATTGTCGAGTCACACTCATCCACCACCATAGCTGTCACAGTCCTTCCATTAGCACTTATCTTGATGTAATTAAGGCATCTGTCCCCTCCACTATACCATCCAGTTGAAAGGGCCACAACATGCTTCTCATCAGAGTGGTAATGGTTGTCGCATTCTGATGGCCCGCCACCATCTCCCCCTTTCTCAAAGCTGTTCAGCGTGAGAATCGCCCTGGTTGCTCCAATGACAGCGGGTGAGCATTTGTAAGTAGTATACAGTTGGCCTTGTTTGCAACAGTCTGAACCATTCTCTCGGTTGCATTTCCCGGGAGGCGGCTTTATGCCTCGTATCTTGCCGCTCGGCTGGCAGGCCTGCAACCTGCCAGCAGCTAAGCAAGACTGTGTTAGAGTGGCAAAAGCCAACAACACGAGAAGAAATGCGCCTAAGCTGGAGGTTTTCATGGTATTGTTATTGTTTTCTGTCTTTTGTTACTGCAGTGCTGAGATGGTGAAAAGAATGGTCATCCAACCGGTTTATATACTTGAGTTTGGGACCAGAAAAAccataaaaattgtaattcttttcaaCTTGGGTAGTATTATATTCTTCCCCATTTCCCAATTCAGCTTTACCTTCACGGCATTCTTTGATAGAAACAACCTTAATTATGTTGTTCTGGGGAGACATTGAGACAGGATGCCAAATCTGTGGTCAACAATGGAGTACAATTCATTATTTGTGTTGGGGAGTAATCCAAAGTGAGACAGGTCAAGTACAATCGTTCAAACAAAATGACCCAAAGAGATAACGGTGTAATCAAAATTGAAGAGAGTTTAAACAGTCAAATCTTAAACTTGGCTTCATTAGAAAAACAAAACTCGAGACTAATCAATATTGGCTGAGTAATTCTACGTGTACTTTCattctatactttctttttctaccccgtaTCGTCGCACCTTTATTTAGCAGTTGTGAgctttcctttaaaaaaaataaaaataaaaaaaacctgTCTATATCTTCAAGACTTCAACACATAATAGGACAAAAATAGCCTGCAAAAGTTACCGTCATGGAATGTCAGCTTTTGTATGTTTCCATTGTAGGATCTACTGTTGTTGTAAAATGGAACAATGTTCTTGGAAGGGTATATGTGGAAGTTTCCTAATTGAAGTATGTATTCCACGTAAATGAAAGttcaaattataattaagaatacaTATTTGCTATTCTATATTCATCCTCATCAGCCCCACCTGTCATGTACCATACAGCTAACAGCTAAAATTGCAGAGATCTGACAGGGAAAGATTGTAGCCTTGTAGggtttcaaagtttcaatttcAAGACATGAAATTTGGTTCTTAAAGCACTGTACTGTTCTTGAGAAGGAACACAGAAAAGACATCAGCTTTAATTTTCAAGAATGATCAGTTCATTGTGTTGCTATGATCCAATAATCCCCTACACATATTCAATCCGCAGACCCATTTCATTAGACAAAACAAACTCCCATTAATCATTAAAcagaaaagataaaaagaaGTAAATCATGAAGATTGAAGAAACATATTCTTGATCATATTATACATGTTTGTATACATCTTGATTCAAACTTTGAAGAGAAAAATGGAAGGAAGAGTTTCATGCAGAAAATGGACTGGACAGGCCCTTCTGAGACCATTTACATTTTACACATTTGAAATCTGCAGAAAAGCTTACACCTACACTCACACCTACTAGACAGGCCCTTCTGAGACCATTTACACATTTGAAACCTGCAGAAAAGCTTAAATGTACACTCACATACAAGATGATGAAACTCCAGCACACCAGGCTGTTTGGATAAAATGATGAGCTACAACATGCTGTCAGTCTTGGCTGGTAATCGACGGAGAAAGTTGAGAGGGGCTGGAGGCAATTTATGCCGAAACCTAGGATGCCTCATCATGTAAAAGCCTGCAATCACAGTGAATATCTGGAAATGTGTCACATAAAACACAATGGCAGCAAGAATGCAGAACATGATAAAAATGGCTGTGGCGCGAGGATCTCTCCAGCTTAGTAGTGCCTGGAACCGCTCTCCCTGGGTTGCTACATCACCCACAGCTTTCTGAATTCTGCCTGCAACATATCTTAGGCGATCATACCTCATTCGGACCAGTTCCAGGCTACATGATGTGGGAAATGTATCAAATTCCTCATCAAGCTCATCGGGATGTGCTGAATCAGCATAAGACATTCTTGTATTCATGTGAGATGGGTACTTTTCCCTGTATCTGTAGCTCCAGAGGCCTATTACAGACATGTAGAGAAACAAAGTTGGCAGAATCAGCTCCGGGAAGCAAACAAGCATAACGAAGAGAATGTGAACTAGCACTGTGGTGACAGGGCTCTTCCACCTGCAAACATCCCCAAACCATTTTGCAAGAGAAAACAGTCCATTGAAGACTGACATGAGACGGTGAAAGTTTGCTTTGCTACGCCTCATGCTCCAAAGATGTGAATCTGCATCACTCATGTATTCAACCACTTCCTTTCTCAGAGGAGGCTCAGCCCGGGCTAGCCTGGTTGCCACTATTTTGACAGCCTGATGGCGCAGCATATCTTGCAGTGTTGCAGACAATGGTCTCACATAATGCATTTTGGGCAGGAGAGGTCTCGAATACATAAACATCATATTAACAAATGATGTGCAAGTGAACCGGATAGCAAGGTGCAGTTCCCCCATCTTCTTAACACCAGAAGGGTGAAGCACCAGTAAAGGATAGTAATGTGTGTAAGCCCGGTTGGTTTCAAGACTAGAGATTCGAATACGAACCTTCCCAATTTTCAAGTCCTTTCCTCCATTTGAGCCCTTCTCACCACCAAGCTGCCCATTATCAAACACACCTACTGTAAGAACAGTGGCAGGATCATAAACCTCCCAAGTGTACTGCTCATTGTATTTTGGACTCAAGCTGTCAATTATAGTCCTGGTGCGGATCCATTTGTGGCCATATTTAGCAACACAATATGTGTCACTTGTACCCCTTCCATTTCTTGTCTTCATCGGATGGAGACCGTTTGCATTTAAAATGCCTACTTCCAAGATTCCTACTGATGGTTTCCAAAGTTGTTTTGCTGTTGGTCTGAAATCACTGCTATAGTGAGCTGATTCATCCAGCACATGATACCCTCCATCAAGGGAGACGCGAAGATGGATCCGAGTAGCAAACTTATACTTCTTAGGCTCCTCAGTGCCATCTCCATTTGATTTTTGCAGGTTGTACCATCTGGATTGAACAATTCTATCATCAGCACGCTTTTCGACAGTGCTCAATGGTATAATGACCTGCCCAAAGATCTCATCTTTGTTGGAAGCCTCTTCAACAGAGAGTATAAGGTGTTCTTCGAAGGGTTCTGAAGCAACAAACATGAGATCCTCATTCCACATTGCATTCATGGTCTGACTTCTCACTGATCTTGTCTTGAGTACCTGGTTTCCAATCTGTGCCTTGACATAAACATCTGGGAAACGATTTTTCTCACCTGCAACCAAGTCCTGTGCTTCAATCACATTGGCTCTAACATACCATAGCCTAGGGGAGTGGTAGACTTTCGAGCGAATGTGTGAAGGAGGAACTGAGATATCGACTGGACTAGCTGCATCTGAATGGCAAGCATCAGGGAAAGCCTCATCAGCTTGTGTCCCAATCCAGACAGCAAGCATTagttctccatttttctttcccCTTCTCTGGTTTTCCAGGTGATACCATTCTGGAGCCAATGGACTATCTGGAGGCACTCTTGTGGGGATCTCATGGAGGTCAAATCTAACAATTCCAACAAAACCATCTTTCAGAATGTCCTTATCCATAACCACAACATCTAAAACTGATGACTGCATCCTCTCTTTCGCGAAGGCAAACACAGCATTCCATTCTGGATTTCCTGTTTTCTCAAAGTGCCTTGTGATTCCTTTGTAATTCCCAACTCTTACCTCAACATAAGGGTCAAGACTCCCTGTGACATCTTTCGAAGGAAGACCGCGGGCTTTCACAACTCGTACAAACATAAACTGCATAGGCTCTACAAGGTCATGAGTGATTGCTCTCTTGACTCCTCCCACAACTCTTCCCCCTCCAAGAATAGGGCTGGTCTCTTTAAGTGAATATTCAACTGGCTGTGATGATGAACCTGGATACATATGGACCGGTTTTGAAGCCTTCTgatgaggttcaaacctcatcTGATTCACCCTAGAATCTGCATATGAAGATTGATTTGGAAGATTGCTAAAAATATGTCCCAACTCCTTCTTGCCAGCAGAGAATGATTCAGGAACTGAGCCTGCAAATTTCTGGGCAATTGATTCTGCTACATTTGACTGTGAGCTCACTTGTGAAGAAAAACCCATTGCAGGAAAAGGCTTTGAGGACCAAACAGAAGGGTCATCAGTAACAAACACTTTCAGGCCAAGCTCCCCTCGAGCACGCGAGAAAATGGCTGCCTTTTCTAGAGGATAATGCAGCAAGACAGCATCAGAATAGGGAACAAATGATGTTCCACTGATGCAAACTTTCCCA is a window of Ipomoea triloba cultivar NCNSP0323 chromosome 11, ASM357664v1 DNA encoding:
- the LOC115996877 gene encoding protein pleiotropic regulatory locus 1-like — protein: MDSELAVEPQSLKKLSFKSLKRALDLFSPLHGHFPPSDPESKKIRISHKLNIEYAAIASKAAQPHSNSKAAAQNQAQKASAPSNALALPGPENARDPQKGVPKNELAVGPSLQPKSTTDGFAGRSTAVIPSQHTSSERNLSTAAIMERIPSKWPRPAWHPPWKNYRVISGHLGWVRSVAVDHSNSWFCTGSADRTIKIWDLATGTLKLTLTGHIEQIRDFGIMGFGFVIRNFIIVIRVA
- the LOC115996781 gene encoding AT-hook motif nuclear-localized protein 9-like: MDPREAMTLPGGSAPYYMQRGMTGSGVGFQGTMNIHPSLTGVNVPFQSSSGSGSIGQTLIMEPSSTMPPRGSSGAPTAMPQTEPVRRKRGRPRKYGVDAKVSLALTPSTSSPAARLTPSQKRGRGRPPGSGRKQQLTTLGGWMSNTAGIGFTPHIITIAVGEDITTKIMSFSQQGTRAVCILSANGALSTVTLHQPSTSGGTVTYEGRFEILSLSGSYLVSNSGGPSSRIGSLSVALASPDGRVIGGIVRGVLIAASPVQVIAGSFLCVNSRAKSKAIERVEGAGHLDSQTIDNSVSPSNTQQNQTLNLASSTGVWPGSSQLDSHAYHTDIDLMRG
- the LOC115996782 gene encoding kiwellin-1-like encodes the protein MKTSSLGAFLLVLLAFATLTQSCLAAGRLQACQPSGKIRGIKPPPGKCNRENGSDCCKQGQLYTTYKCSPAVIGATRAILTLNSFEKGGDGGGPSECDNHYHSDEKHVVALSTGWYSGGDRCLNYIKISANGRTVTAMVVDECDSTMGCDDEHDYQPPCRNNIVDASKSVWEALGLDQNEGQHEITWTDA
- the LOC115995818 gene encoding FT-interacting protein 7-like, whose protein sequence is MHNLKLGVEVESAHNLIPKDGKHSFITTFVELHFDGQKFRTTVKERDLHPVWSESFFFNVSDPTDLPNLKLEAVVYSNNKNGRSRSSIGKVCISGTSFVPYSDAVLLHYPLEKAAIFSRARGELGLKVFVTDDPSVWSSKPFPAMGFSSQVSSQSNVAESIAQKFAGSVPESFSAGKKELGHIFSNLPNQSSYADSRVNQMRFEPHQKASKPVHMYPGSSSQPVEYSLKETSPILGGGRVVGGVKRAITHDLVEPMQFMFVRVVKARGLPSKDVTGSLDPYVEVRVGNYKGITRHFEKTGNPEWNAVFAFAKERMQSSVLDVVVMDKDILKDGFVGIVRFDLHEIPTRVPPDSPLAPEWYHLENQRRGKKNGELMLAVWIGTQADEAFPDACHSDAASPVDISVPPSHIRSKVYHSPRLWYVRANVIEAQDLVAGEKNRFPDVYVKAQIGNQVLKTRSVRSQTMNAMWNEDLMFVASEPFEEHLILSVEEASNKDEIFGQVIIPLSTVEKRADDRIVQSRWYNLQKSNGDGTEEPKKYKFATRIHLRVSLDGGYHVLDESAHYSSDFRPTAKQLWKPSVGILEVGILNANGLHPMKTRNGRGTSDTYCVAKYGHKWIRTRTIIDSLSPKYNEQYTWEVYDPATVLTVGVFDNGQLGGEKGSNGGKDLKIGKVRIRISSLETNRAYTHYYPLLVLHPSGVKKMGELHLAIRFTCTSFVNMMFMYSRPLLPKMHYVRPLSATLQDMLRHQAVKIVATRLARAEPPLRKEVVEYMSDADSHLWSMRRSKANFHRLMSVFNGLFSLAKWFGDVCRWKSPVTTVLVHILFVMLVCFPELILPTLFLYMSVIGLWSYRYREKYPSHMNTRMSYADSAHPDELDEEFDTFPTSCSLELVRMRYDRLRYVAGRIQKAVGDVATQGERFQALLSWRDPRATAIFIMFCILAAIVFYVTHFQIFTVIAGFYMMRHPRFRHKLPPAPLNFLRRLPAKTDSML